The Astyanax mexicanus isolate ESR-SI-001 chromosome 12, AstMex3_surface, whole genome shotgun sequence genome window below encodes:
- the dnajc5aa gene encoding dnaJ (Hsp40) homolog, subfamily C, member 5aa isoform X2 gives MAEQQRQRTLSTSGESLYHVLGVDKIATNDDIKKSYRKLALKYHPDKNPDNPEAADKFKEINNAHAILNDPTKRNIYDKYGSLGLYVAEQFGEENVNTYFVLSSWWAKALFVFCGLATGCYFCCCLCCCCNCCCGKCKPRPPEGQDPEFYVSPEDLEAQLQSDERG, from the exons ATGGCTGAGCAGCAGAGGCAGCGTACCCTCTCCACCTCCGGAGAATCTCTCTACCACGTGTTGGGTGTTGACAAGATTGCCACTAATGATGACATAAAGAAGTCCTACAG GAAACTTGCACTGAAATATCACCCTGACAAGAATCCGGACAATCCTGAAGCAGCAGACAAATTTAAAGAAATCAACAACGCCCATGCCATCCTGAATGACCCCACCAAACGCAACATCTACGACAAGTATGGCTCCCTGGGCCTCTATGTAGCCGAACAGTTTGGCGAGGAGAACGTCAACACCTACTTTGTCTTGTCCAGCTGGTGGGCCAAG GCACTGTTTGTGTTCTGTGGGCTGGCCACAGGCTGCTACTTCTGCTGCTGTCTGTGCTGCTGCTGTAACTGCTGCTGTGGGAAGTGTAAACCACGGCCACCTGAGGGACAGGACCCGGAGTTCTACGTCTCTCCTGAAGACTTGGAGGCGCAGCTGCAGTCTGATGAGAGAGGTTAG
- the dnajc5aa gene encoding dnaJ (Hsp40) homolog, subfamily C, member 5aa isoform X1 — MAEQQRQRTLSTSGESLYHVLGVDKIATNDDIKKSYRKLALKYHPDKNPDNPEAADKFKEINNAHAILNDPTKRNIYDKYGSLGLYVAEQFGEENVNTYFVLSSWWAKALFVFCGLATGCYFCCCLCCCCNCCCGKCKPRPPEGQDPEFYVSPEDLEAQLQSDEREAGGGEPIVLQPSATETTQLTSDGHHTTYRTDTGFN, encoded by the exons ATGGCTGAGCAGCAGAGGCAGCGTACCCTCTCCACCTCCGGAGAATCTCTCTACCACGTGTTGGGTGTTGACAAGATTGCCACTAATGATGACATAAAGAAGTCCTACAG GAAACTTGCACTGAAATATCACCCTGACAAGAATCCGGACAATCCTGAAGCAGCAGACAAATTTAAAGAAATCAACAACGCCCATGCCATCCTGAATGACCCCACCAAACGCAACATCTACGACAAGTATGGCTCCCTGGGCCTCTATGTAGCCGAACAGTTTGGCGAGGAGAACGTCAACACCTACTTTGTCTTGTCCAGCTGGTGGGCCAAG GCACTGTTTGTGTTCTGTGGGCTGGCCACAGGCTGCTACTTCTGCTGCTGTCTGTGCTGCTGCTGTAACTGCTGCTGTGGGAAGTGTAAACCACGGCCACCTGAGGGACAGGACCCGGAGTTCTACGTCTCTCCTGAAGACTTGGAGGCGCAGCTGCAGTCTGATGAGAGAG AGGCGGGTGGAGGTGAGCCCATTGTCCTGCAGCCTTCAGCTACAGAAACCACTCAACTAACATCCGATGGCCACCACACCACCTACCGGACCGACACTGGCTTCAACTAA